Proteins from one Dama dama isolate Ldn47 chromosome 12, ASM3311817v1, whole genome shotgun sequence genomic window:
- the RABGGTA gene encoding geranylgeranyl transferase type-2 subunit alpha, whose protein sequence is MHGRLKVKTSEEQAEAKRLEREQKLKLYQAATRTVFQKRQAGELDESVLELTSQILGANPDFATLWNCRREVLQRLEVQKSSEELAALVKAELGFLESCLRVNPKSYGTWHHRCWLLGRLPEPNWARELELCARFLEVDERNFHCWDYRRFVAAQAAVPPAEELAFTDSLITRNFSNYSSWHYRSCLLPQLHPQPDCGPQGRLPEDVLLKELELVQNAFFTDPNDQSAWFYHRWLLGRADPQDALRCLHVSRDEACLTVSFSRPLLVGSGAETLLLMVDESPLAVEWRTPEGRNRPSHVWLCDLPATSLNDQLPQHTFRVIWTAGDAQKECVLLKGRQEGWCRDSATDEQLFRCELSVEKSTVLQSELESCKELQELEPENKWCLLTIILLMRALDPLQYEKETLQYFQTLKAVDPMRAAYLDDLRSKFLLENSVLKMEYAEVRVLHLAHKDLTVLCHLEQLLLVTHLDLSHNRLRSLPPALAALRCLEVLQANDNAIESLDGVTNLPRLQELVLCNNRLQQPVVLQPLASCPRLTLLNLQGNPLCQAEGSSEHLAELLPSISSILT, encoded by the exons ATG CACGGGCGCCTGAAGGTGAAGACATCGGAAGAGCAAGCGGAAGCCAAAAGACTAGAGCGGGAACAGAAGCTGAAGCTATACCAGGCAGCCACCCGGACTGTCTTCCAGAAG CGCCAGGCTGGAGAGCTGGATGAGTCAGTGCTGGAACTGACAAGCCAGATTCTGGGAGCCAACCCTGACTTTGCCACCCTCTGGAACTGTCGACGAGAGGTGCTCCAGCGGCTGGAGGTCCAGAA GTCCTCTGAGGAGTTGGCCGCTTTGGTGAAGGCAGAACTGGGCTTCCTGGAGAGCTGCCTGAGGGTGAACCCCAAGTCTTATGGTACCTGGCACCACCGCTGCTGGCTGCTGGGCCGCCTGCCAGAGCCCAACTGGGCCCGGGAGCTGGAGTTGTGTGCCCGCTTCCTCGAGGTTGACGAGCGGAACT TTCACTGCTGGGACTACCGGCGGTTTGTGGCTGCACAGGCAGCTGTGCCCCCTGCAGAGGAGCTTGCCTTCACTGACAGCCTCATCACCCGAAACTTCTCCAACTACTCCTCCTGGCATTACCGCTCCTGCCTCTTGCCCCAGCTGCACCCTCAGCCGGACTGTGGACCCCAGGGGCGCCTCCCTGAGGATGTGCTGCTCAAAG AGCTGGAGCTGGTGCAGAACGCTTTCTTCACTGACCCCAATGACCAGAGTGCCTGGTTCTACCATCGCTGGCTCCTGGGACGAG CTGATCCCCAGGATGCCCTGCGCTGCCTGCACGTGAGCCGGGATGAGGCTTGCCTGACCGTCTCCTTCTCTCGGCCCCTCCTC GTGGGCTCGGGCGCGGAGACCTTGCTGCTCATGGTTGATGAGTCACCCCTGGCTGTGGAGTGGAGGACCCCAGAGGGCAGGAACCGGCCTAGCCACGTCTGG CTCTGTGACCTGCCCGCCACCTCCCTCAACGACCAGTTGCCCCAGCATACGTTTCGTGTCATTTGGACGGCAGGCGATGCCCAGAAGGAGTGTGTGCTCTTAAAAG GCCGCCAAGAGGGCTGGTGCCGGGACTCCGCCACGGATGAGCAGCTCTTCAG GTGTGAGCTGTCGGTGGAGAAGTCCACGGTGCTGCAGTCGGAGCTGGAATCCTGTaaggagctgcaggagctggaGCCTGAGAATAaat GGTGCCTGCTCACCATCATCTTGCTGATGAGGGCGCTGGACCCCCTGCAGTATGAGAAGGAGACCCTACAGTACTTCCAAACCCTCAAG GCTGTGGACCCAATGAGGGCAGCGTACCTCGATGACCTGCGCAGCAAGTTCCTGCTGGAGAACAGCGTGCTCAAGATGGAGTACGCGGAGGTGCGCGTGCTGCACCTGGCTCACAAG GATCTGACAGTACTTTGCCATCTGGAGCAGCTGCTCTTGGTCACTCACCTTGACCTGTCGCACAATCGTCTCCGATCCCTGCCGCCTGCCCTGGCTGCCCTGCGCTGCCTTGAG GTGCTGCAGGCCAATGATAACGCAATCGAATCCCTGGACGGTGTCACCAACCTGCCCCGGTTGCAGGAGCTCGTTCTGTGTAACAACC GCCTCCAGCAGCCTGTGGTGCTCCAGCCTCTCGCCTCCTGCCCCAGGCTGACCCTCCTTAACCTGCAGGGCAACCCGCTGTGCCAGGCGGAGGGCAGCTCAGAGCACCTGGCCGAGCTGCTGCCTTCTATTAGCAGCATCCTCACCTAA